One Orcinus orca chromosome 7, mOrcOrc1.1, whole genome shotgun sequence genomic window carries:
- the AGXT gene encoding alanine--glyoxylate aminotransferase: MLRALTAASAALGHKAAGWVRTMASHPLLVAPPEALSKPLSLPSRLLLGPGPSNLTPRVMAAGGRQTIGHMHKEMFQIMDEIKQGIQYVFQTRNPLTLAISGSGHCALEAALFNLLEPGDSFLVGVNGIWGQRAQDIGERIGARVHPMIKDPGGHFTLQEVEEALAQHKPVLLFLTQGESSSGVLQPLDGYGELCHRYQCLLLVDSVASLGGVPIYMDQQGIDVLYSGSQKVLNAPAGTSLISFSDKAKNKIYTRKTKPFSFYLDIKWLANFWGCDDKPRLYHHTTPVVSLYSLRESLAHLAEQGLEKSWQQHREASEYLHGRLQGLGLQLFVKDPAIRLPTVTTVAAPAGYDWRDLVSYVMDHFSIEITGGLGPSVGKVLRIGLLGCNASRENVDRVIGALQEALQRCPQNKL; the protein is encoded by the exons ATGCTCCGGGCACTGACCGCGGCCAGTGCGGCCCTGGGGCACAAGGCGGCAGGTTGGGTGAGGACCATGGCCTCCCACCCACTGCTGGTGGCCCCCCCAGAAGCCCTGAGTAAGCCCCTGTCCCTCCCCAGCCGGCTTCTGCTGGGGCCCGGCCCCTCTAACCTGACCCCCCGCGTCATGGCGGCTGGGGGGAGGCAGACAATAGGACACATGCACAAGGAGATGTTCCAG ATCATGGACGAGATTAAGCAAGGCATCCAGTACGTGTTCCAGACCCGGAACCCCCTCACGCTGGCCATCAGCGGCTCAGGGCACTGCGCACTGGAGGCCGCCCTGTTCAACCTCCTGGAGCCGGGGGACTCCTTCCTGGTCGGGGTCAACGGCATCTGGGGGCAGCGGGCCCAGGACATCGGGGAGCGCATCG GAGCCCGCGTACACCCCATGATCAAGGACCCCGGAGGCCACTTCACGctgcaggaggtggaggag GCCCTGGCCCAGCACAAGCCCGTGCTGCTGTTCCTGACCCAGGGGGAGTCATCCAGTGGTGTGCTGCAGCCCCTCGATGGCTATGGGGAGCTCTGCCACAG gtaCCAGTGCCTGCTGCTGGTGGACTCGGTGGCATCCCTGGGCGGGGTCCCCATCTACATGGACCAGCAGG GCATCGATGTCTTATACTCGGGCTCCCAGAAGGTCCTGAACGCCCCTGCAGGCACCTCGCTCATCTCCTTCAGCGACAAGGCCAA AAATAAGATCTACACTCGGAAGACCAAGCCCTTCTCCTTCTACCTGGACATCAAGTGGCTGGCCAACTTCTGGGGCTGTGACGACAAGCCCAGGCT ATACCATCACACCACCCCCGTGGTCAGCTTGTACAGCCTGAGAGAGAGCCTGGCCCACCTAGCAGAGCAG ggccTGGAGAAGAGCTGGCAGCAGCACCGCGAGGCCTCAGAGTACCTGCACGGGCGCCTGCAGGGACTGGGCCTGCAGCTCTTCGTGAAGGATCCG GCGATCCGTCTGCCCACCGTCACCACCGTGGCCGCACCTGCGGGCTACGACTGGAGAGACCTCGTCAGCTACGTCATGGACCACTTCAGCATCGAGATCACGGGCGGCCTCGGGCCCTCGGTGGGGAAG GTGCTGCGGATCGGCCTGCTGGGCTGTAACGCCTCCCGGGAGAACGTGGACCGAGTGATTGGGGCCCTGCAGGAGGCCCTGCAGCGCTGCCCCCAGAACAAGCTGTGA